Proteins from one candidate division KSB1 bacterium genomic window:
- a CDS encoding Rne/Rng family ribonuclease, with amino-acid sequence MKRRILINESLGETRIAILEDQSLVELYYELPENERMVGDIYYAKVAKVIRGLQAAFIDIGKKQDAFLHFSDLDPRLLGFDPQSKKEEQFKHVGKTDRSHSNNDVPIHKGQKILVQITKEPISKKGARVTTDISIAGRFLVLVPNEDMVGISRKIMRRRERRRLKRVGHEIKPAGFGLVIRTVAEDQDEDALRADCEQLIKRWEKMVKNMQSVHPPAIVHKEMGVLSSVVRDLFTSNITELIIDSRKMHREIVRYLKDVSPQLVERVKLHQEKTPIFDKHGIEAQINKSLSRKVWLQKGGYLFIDHTEALTAIDVNSGRFRGKSNHDANSLNINLQAADEISKQLRLRDIGGIIIIDFIDMVQAENRRKLEQHFGRLLKRDRAQVNITKLSEFGIIEMTRERVRPTLLFSISEPCPACMGTGRVISKSTMLAKIERWIKRYRSSGGERSLQIVVHPELAKYLTAGYKNPLRKISWKYWTRVKVITDENISMDDFRFLNRTGEKDLTDEFMA; translated from the coding sequence ATGAAACGAAGAATATTAATTAACGAATCATTGGGAGAGACCCGTATAGCCATTTTGGAAGACCAATCTCTGGTTGAACTTTATTACGAGTTGCCGGAAAATGAACGCATGGTCGGGGATATTTATTATGCCAAGGTTGCCAAGGTTATTCGGGGACTCCAGGCCGCTTTTATTGATATCGGGAAAAAACAGGATGCGTTTCTGCACTTTTCCGATCTGGACCCCAGATTACTGGGTTTTGATCCGCAGAGCAAAAAAGAAGAACAGTTTAAACATGTGGGCAAAACTGACCGCTCGCATTCCAATAATGATGTTCCCATTCACAAGGGACAGAAAATACTGGTGCAAATCACCAAAGAACCCATTTCTAAAAAGGGCGCCCGGGTGACAACCGATATCTCAATTGCCGGCCGTTTTCTGGTGCTGGTTCCCAACGAAGATATGGTTGGTATTTCGCGTAAAATCATGCGCCGGCGGGAACGCAGACGTCTAAAACGGGTCGGGCATGAGATTAAACCCGCCGGATTTGGACTTGTGATCCGAACTGTGGCCGAAGACCAGGATGAAGATGCGTTGCGCGCCGATTGTGAACAGTTGATCAAACGCTGGGAAAAGATGGTAAAAAATATGCAGAGCGTGCATCCGCCGGCGATTGTTCATAAAGAAATGGGAGTATTATCCAGTGTGGTGCGCGATTTGTTTACCTCCAATATCACAGAACTGATCATCGACTCGCGAAAAATGCATCGTGAAATCGTCCGCTATCTCAAGGACGTGTCGCCTCAGCTCGTGGAACGGGTTAAACTGCATCAGGAAAAAACGCCGATCTTTGATAAACACGGTATAGAAGCACAGATTAATAAAAGTCTGTCCCGCAAAGTCTGGCTGCAAAAAGGCGGCTACCTGTTCATTGATCATACTGAAGCGTTGACGGCCATTGATGTCAACAGCGGCCGCTTTCGCGGCAAGTCCAATCATGACGCCAATAGTCTGAATATCAATCTCCAGGCGGCAGATGAAATTTCAAAACAGCTGCGTTTGCGTGACATCGGCGGAATTATTATCATTGATTTTATCGATATGGTTCAGGCCGAAAACCGCCGCAAACTGGAGCAGCATTTTGGGCGCTTGTTAAAACGCGACCGCGCTCAGGTGAATATCACCAAGTTGTCGGAATTCGGCATCATTGAAATGACGCGTGAACGTGTCAGGCCCACGTTGCTGTTTTCGATCAGTGAACCCTGTCCCGCTTGTATGGGTACCGGACGTGTTATTTCCAAATCGACCATGCTGGCCAAAATCGAGCGCTGGATCAAACGTTACAGAAGCAGCGGCGGCGAACGCAGTCTGCAGATTGTGGTGCATCCGGAACTGGCCAAATATTTGACCGCCGGTTATAAAAACCCGCTTCGTAAAATAAGCTGGAAATACTGGACACGTGTCAAGGTGATCACCGATGAGAATATCAGTATGGATGATTTCCGCTTCCTTAACCGTACCGGTGAAAAGGATTTGACGGATGAATTTATGGCTTGA
- a CDS encoding TIGR03960 family B12-binding radical SAM protein has protein sequence MKNTESSTFKNKVFDRLLPFVQKPGRYTGNEVNMIRKSPNAVDVRIALLFPDVYEVGMSYMGYPILYHILNKLDYVYAERAFAPWNDMESLMREQDTPLFSLETFTPLKEFDVLGVTFQYELHYTTILNCLDLSGIPVYAKDRENDPIVVGGGLSSFNPEPMAEFMDAFVIGDGEEAVVRLAATIRQFKQQGNGRQAILSALSEMSGVYVPAFFKKEKSGPFVTVSPVQPNTPKTVKARILDRLDFDYYPDAPLVPVIQTTHDRISIEIARGCSRGCRFCNAGMLYRPVRERRTEELLQQAKQNIAATGYDELSLVSLSTSDYRQLHELLDLLNTEFEQNKVSISFPSLRPESFTPQVAKYARGVRKSGITLAPEAGTQRLRNVINKATLESELLRAVDLAFSEGWNLVKLYFMIGQPTETDKDLDGLVDLVLKVLAVARQYKGKRINVSVSPFVPKPHTPFQWSDQDSMQETRRKIELICSRLRQSKIKLSWREPETAFIEGVLARGDRRLAEVLVQVWKQGGNLEGWSENFSFARYQQAFEACGINPHIYLRDYDLDQPLPWDHISKGITKAFLKGEYRKAVAEQQTPDCRFSSCKQCGLMQHPECRQTAAQNISTPVSLNQTDSVRTVPVYDEKVYYRLHYRRGSEMRFVSHLDMLRLFERALRRAQIPVVFTEGYNPHPKVAFGPPLSVGMTSEAEYLDMQVYTAPDLDLLAGLQEQLPAGCEIIASKQVQTKPRALSAIINKAQYRARITKQYTKERLSNGIEDLLNKESMIVQRNRKKKTLQVDIRPFINRLELTDDGFSLTADIHQGKTVRMNEVLSLLFPEHDTLVQSAHVHREALWIESDGHLLTPLDVIPSLQLHEQNM, from the coding sequence GTGAAGAATACAGAATCATCTACATTTAAAAATAAAGTTTTCGACCGGCTGCTGCCGTTCGTACAAAAACCGGGGCGTTATACAGGGAATGAAGTAAATATGATTCGAAAATCACCGAATGCGGTGGATGTTCGGATCGCATTATTATTTCCTGATGTATACGAGGTCGGTATGTCTTATATGGGCTATCCGATTTTGTATCATATCCTGAATAAACTGGATTACGTTTATGCAGAACGCGCATTCGCTCCGTGGAATGATATGGAGAGTCTGATGCGTGAGCAGGATACCCCGCTTTTCAGTCTTGAAACGTTTACTCCATTAAAAGAGTTTGATGTTCTGGGAGTGACGTTTCAGTACGAACTGCACTATACGACTATTTTAAATTGCCTGGATTTGTCAGGGATTCCGGTTTACGCCAAGGATCGCGAGAACGATCCAATTGTGGTGGGCGGAGGATTATCCTCGTTTAATCCTGAACCCATGGCCGAGTTTATGGATGCATTTGTCATCGGTGATGGGGAAGAGGCCGTGGTTCGTTTGGCGGCCACGATTCGGCAATTCAAACAGCAGGGAAACGGGCGTCAGGCGATCTTGTCTGCTTTGTCAGAGATGTCGGGTGTGTATGTGCCTGCGTTTTTTAAAAAAGAGAAATCAGGACCCTTTGTGACCGTAAGCCCTGTGCAGCCAAATACGCCGAAAACAGTAAAAGCTCGGATTTTGGATCGGCTGGATTTTGACTATTATCCGGATGCTCCCTTGGTGCCGGTCATTCAGACCACGCACGACCGGATTTCAATCGAAATTGCCCGCGGCTGTTCACGCGGCTGCCGCTTTTGCAACGCCGGCATGCTGTATCGACCTGTCCGGGAACGGCGCACGGAAGAGCTTTTACAGCAGGCAAAACAAAATATTGCTGCCACCGGATATGATGAATTGTCTCTTGTTTCGCTCTCCACTTCGGATTATCGTCAGTTGCACGAGCTCCTTGATCTGCTGAATACGGAATTTGAGCAGAACAAAGTCAGTATTTCATTTCCATCGCTCAGGCCGGAGAGCTTTACACCGCAGGTGGCAAAATATGCGCGCGGCGTGCGCAAATCCGGAATTACCCTGGCGCCGGAAGCCGGTACTCAGCGACTGCGCAATGTGATCAACAAAGCCACTCTGGAAAGCGAGCTGCTGCGCGCCGTGGACCTGGCGTTCAGCGAGGGATGGAATCTGGTCAAACTTTACTTTATGATCGGACAGCCCACAGAGACAGATAAAGATCTGGACGGTTTGGTTGACCTGGTGCTCAAAGTACTCGCTGTCGCCAGACAGTATAAAGGCAAACGCATCAATGTCTCGGTTTCACCGTTTGTGCCCAAACCGCATACGCCGTTTCAGTGGAGCGATCAGGACTCGATGCAGGAAACGCGGCGCAAAATCGAGTTGATCTGCAGCCGGTTGCGGCAGTCTAAAATCAAACTCAGTTGGCGGGAACCGGAGACTGCTTTTATCGAAGGTGTGCTCGCGCGAGGTGACCGACGTCTTGCCGAGGTGTTGGTTCAGGTATGGAAGCAGGGAGGCAATTTGGAGGGATGGTCTGAAAACTTTTCCTTTGCCCGCTATCAACAGGCATTCGAGGCCTGCGGAATAAATCCGCATATTTATTTGCGGGATTATGACCTTGACCAGCCCCTGCCCTGGGATCATATCAGCAAAGGAATAACAAAAGCATTCCTGAAAGGGGAGTACAGAAAAGCTGTAGCCGAGCAGCAAACCCCGGATTGCCGGTTTTCGTCCTGCAAACAGTGCGGGCTGATGCAGCATCCGGAGTGCAGGCAGACTGCTGCTCAGAATATTTCGACCCCGGTTTCCCTTAACCAGACAGATTCTGTCAGGACGGTGCCGGTCTATGATGAAAAAGTGTATTACCGACTGCATTATCGCAGAGGGAGCGAGATGCGTTTTGTATCACATCTGGATATGCTGCGGCTGTTTGAGCGGGCGTTGCGCCGCGCTCAAATACCCGTCGTGTTTACAGAAGGGTATAATCCGCATCCTAAAGTAGCATTTGGTCCGCCGCTCTCGGTGGGTATGACGAGCGAGGCAGAGTATTTGGATATGCAGGTTTATACTGCACCGGATCTGGACCTACTGGCCGGATTGCAGGAACAATTACCGGCCGGATGTGAAATTATCGCATCAAAACAAGTTCAGACAAAGCCACGGGCTTTGTCTGCCATTATTAACAAAGCGCAATACCGCGCCAGAATAACAAAGCAGTATACGAAGGAAAGACTCTCAAACGGTATAGAGGACCTTTTAAATAAAGAATCTATGATTGTTCAACGGAACAGGAAAAAAAAGACACTACAGGTTGATATCAGACCCTTTATAAATCGATTAGAGCTCACGGACGATGGCTTTTCTCTGACTGCCGATATTCATCAGGGTAAAACCGTACGTATGAATGAAGTGCTGTCTCTTTTATTTCCGGAGCACGACACCCTTGTACAATCCGCCCATGTACACCGGGAGGCATTATGGATTGAATCTGACGGACACCTGTTAACCCCCTTGGATGTCATACCTTCGTTACAACTGCATGAGCAAAACATGTGA
- a CDS encoding 2-oxoacid:acceptor oxidoreductase family protein: protein MFGVGLAQAGMQAGYHVSWIPSYGPEMRGGTANCNVNLSDEHIGSPVVSRPNVLIAFNLPSLDKFESQVQSGGLIFYNQSMIDRDVKRDDVEAIAIPATEMAEKIGDARIANMFVLGAYIERTGVLDQQTLIDSLPHFIKRKNLIPLNEKAIQEGGKWMKNTLGN, encoded by the coding sequence ATGTTCGGGGTAGGACTGGCTCAGGCCGGAATGCAGGCCGGCTACCATGTATCCTGGATCCCCAGTTACGGACCTGAAATGCGCGGTGGAACAGCGAATTGTAATGTAAATCTGTCTGATGAACATATCGGTTCCCCCGTGGTGTCGCGCCCGAACGTTCTGATTGCCTTTAATTTGCCTTCTTTGGACAAGTTCGAGTCCCAGGTCCAGTCCGGCGGGCTGATCTTTTATAATCAGTCCATGATAGACCGCGATGTAAAACGGGATGATGTAGAAGCCATAGCGATCCCCGCGACAGAGATGGCTGAAAAAATTGGTGACGCTCGCATTGCCAACATGTTTGTATTGGGCGCTTATATTGAGCGAACCGGTGTGCTGGATCAGCAAACGCTTATTGATTCACTGCCGCATTTCATTAAACGTAAAAATTTGATCCCTCTGAATGAAAAGGCCATTCAGGAGGGCGGCAAATGGATGAAAAATACATTGGGTAACTAG
- the rplU gene encoding 50S ribosomal protein L21: MYAIVDIAGQQFKVQKDDIITTQRLEDENDSSVEFDKVLLVSNDGDTQVGTPYVEGAKVTAKVVDHTRGKKVVVFKKKRRKGYKVKRGHRQAHTQLQIEDIVV; this comes from the coding sequence ATGTACGCAATAGTCGATATCGCTGGTCAGCAATTCAAAGTACAAAAGGACGATATCATTACCACTCAACGTCTTGAGGATGAGAATGACTCGAGCGTCGAGTTTGATAAAGTGTTGTTGGTTTCCAATGACGGCGATACCCAGGTGGGAACACCTTATGTAGAGGGAGCCAAAGTAACGGCCAAGGTTGTTGATCACACCAGAGGTAAAAAAGTCGTTGTGTTCAAGAAAAAAAGAAGAAAAGGCTACAAGGTCAAACGCGGACATCGTCAGGCGCATACGCAGCTGCAGATTGAAGACATTGTAGTCTGA
- the rpmA gene encoding 50S ribosomal protein L27: MAHKKGVGSSRNGRDSNPQMLGVKRYGGQQVTAGSIIVRQRGTRIHPGENVGRGNDDTLFAKIDGKVQFETRGKKKKYVSVLN; the protein is encoded by the coding sequence ATGGCTCATAAGAAGGGTGTCGGAAGTAGTCGAAACGGACGCGACAGCAATCCCCAGATGCTCGGTGTCAAGCGTTATGGCGGACAGCAAGTGACTGCCGGCAGCATTATCGTACGTCAGCGCGGTACCCGGATTCATCCGGGTGAAAATGTTGGCCGCGGAAACGATGACACACTTTTTGCCAAAATTGACGGCAAGGTACAGTTTGAAACACGCGGCAAAAAGAAAAAATATGTCAGCGTTCTGAATTAA
- a CDS encoding PhzF family phenazine biosynthesis protein: MLMKIYQVDSFTTVPFRGNPAGVCLLQQPAEETWMRNVAAEMNLSETAFLVPRSDGYDLRWFTPALEVDLCGHATLASAHILYEEQIVSRDIPIRFFTKSGELTVVPKVSGLEMDFPAEPVSEIQTAPVLLRALGVTPVYSGQNRLDILLQLKSPQDVVDANPDFTALSEIPIRGVMITAEALEPRYDFVSRYFAPAEGIDEDPVTGSAHCALGPFWAEKLQKKELTGYQVSKRGGQVGVKVEGNRVKLSGQAVTVFQGELNAIR; encoded by the coding sequence ATGCTTATGAAAATATATCAGGTTGATTCGTTCACCACGGTTCCCTTTCGCGGCAATCCTGCCGGGGTTTGTCTGTTGCAGCAGCCGGCGGAAGAGACCTGGATGCGGAATGTGGCCGCAGAAATGAACCTGTCCGAGACCGCTTTCCTGGTGCCGCGGTCAGACGGGTATGATCTTCGCTGGTTTACACCGGCTTTGGAAGTGGACCTGTGCGGCCATGCCACGCTGGCATCCGCTCATATCCTCTACGAAGAGCAGATTGTGTCGCGTGACATTCCGATCCGTTTTTTCACAAAGAGCGGTGAATTGACGGTTGTGCCCAAAGTATCCGGACTGGAAATGGATTTTCCGGCGGAACCTGTGAGCGAGATCCAGACGGCGCCGGTTCTTCTGCGCGCCCTCGGCGTTACACCGGTATACAGCGGACAAAATCGGCTGGACATACTTTTACAGTTAAAGTCTCCTCAGGACGTTGTGGATGCGAATCCGGATTTTACAGCCTTGTCGGAGATTCCGATTCGCGGTGTCATGATCACCGCCGAGGCTCTGGAACCGCGCTATGATTTTGTCTCCCGCTATTTCGCACCGGCTGAAGGCATCGACGAAGATCCGGTCACCGGCTCGGCGCACTGTGCACTCGGTCCCTTTTGGGCTGAAAAACTGCAAAAAAAAGAGTTGACCGGCTATCAGGTCTCCAAACGCGGCGGACAGGTCGGCGTGAAAGTAGAGGGAAATCGGGTTAAATTGTCAGGGCAAGCCGTTACGGTGTTTCAAGGCGAGTTAAACGCCATTCGCTGA